The sequence ACAATAACCCTCACAATAAACCTTGTTACTGTAGTAACCTTTAAGACGAATGCAGTGTTGTAAAAtaagtagttttaaaaaatatttgtcaaataaatttaCCATACTAAATGTACTATGGCATATTTTTTAGAGAATGTCCCATGGTAGTAATGTCTTTCAAGGACGTTGGAGTACCATATAAatactattgtgtgtgtgtgtgtgtgtataaatacataaaatacatgcgcacaatttatatttatgtataaaattaatttcaagcaCTGAAGCAGAGGCTTTTAGACCTAAAGGTTTATATAAtcatgtgaaaatgtatttatatattaagtttatattatttggtcaattcagttttttttatatttctgctgttttatagattttttctTCAAGCCAAAAGATATTTGCTTCATCTGAAGTGAGGATGAGCCGCTCCACCAGCCTCCTGCAGCAGATGACCATATTTGTGACAGTAGTGACCGGCGGCGGCTGTGCTATGATGTATTACCTCATGCAGAGTAAGCGAGGGCTAACTGAAGCATCTGTTAGCTGTTAAACATGGTGTGATATTTGTTCCCTTTCTTTCAGAGAATTTTGCCAAATCGGAGCATTACCGTCTGGCCCTTGAACAGCTGAACAGAAATTCCTCTGCCATGGCCAGCCTGGGCGCTCCTCCTCTGAAGATACACAACATCCATTTATCTGACCGACACAACCGCATTGACCACAGCAGCGCGCAGGTCAGCATCACCAATAAACACTCCTCCATGAAGTACATGAGAAATACTGGCTTTACTACCGGTCAGAAATATATTaatcatcatatatatatcaatttcaGCTGAAGATCCCGGTTACCGGGTCAAAGACTGGAGGTTATCTCTACACAACTTCCACCAGAGACGCAATCATGAACAGGTACCATGATTTCatctttttcaataaataaacacatttttgttacatatattatttatataatcatcATCTTAACCTCTTTTGTCAATAGATGGCACCTCCGGCAAGTGTTCCTGAAGCTGAGGGAAGGCGAGATCATCGAGATTTTCAACGAGACAGAATCTGAAGAGTAACTACTGTACACACAGAAATATTTCAACAATCTTAAACAGACAATAAATGCAAGTGGAGCCTTGGACAGTTGATAGATGATTAGAACTAATGTGATTATGGCATTCACATATACTTGTCTACttgaaatgttaatatatttgtttgGGGTGTATGGAAGCTGTGTCATGTGAAGCACTTTATTTTGGGGCAGCTTGGacagattttaatttgtttagtttttttttttttttttttttttgctattttatgtGCTTCATTAAAGAACGAGGATGTAAAAATCATGCgctgtaattttgttttatcatCTTTGTATTATGTATGTCTTTATATACACAtagacacatacatacagtaaattataaacaattctactaaattaaatatatatgcagtAGTCATTTAAAGGAGGTCTGATCATATAATTGTAGAAGCAGGGTCACATAAAATAAGTCAAAAGAATAATATCCTAAATCTGTTTGACTTTCCActttaaaatgtgtgtgaaacATGAATAATACAAGTCAGTCCAGCTTGTAATACCAACACTGGGTTCTTTGGATCATCTGTTGTTCCATTGACTTGATTAGTTTAGCAACACTGTAGTTACTAAACTTTACCAGTAGGTGTCAGTGAAAGATTATTATTCTGTAACCCTTGAATTTTGAATCATtcagatttgaaagaaaaaaaaaatccaatttaattttgtgaaaGATGCAATCTATACAGAAAACAAGTGCATTTTGTTCAAGTGTGTAAGTCATGTGATTAAGTTTGACTTGTCTTCACGAGTGAAGAGCTTTACAGACAATTTTGTGccagttatttaaattttatctgAAAATTTCTTTGTTCTcagaaaataaaactgcattttgctTGAAATATCATGGCTGTAAGTATAATTCAGTCATGTACTGAAAGATTTCTCTTGGTACTTCTGTGATCTTTTGACAAATTTAAACCAGGTTCAGTTCATAATAACCATTTAGCATCATAAATCTACATTCACAGGAGTGACTTCATCCACAGAAACACAGTGACCCAGCTTAGCCACAAAGCCTGTAGTTTCCTCAGActcacaccactctctctctctctgatccaCATCGCCTCTCATTCGTTTTTTTGGTTGAAAGATTGAGGCCAGAAaaccaaaatgtttaaataataataatgtttaaaacacttaaagctgtgatgatgataataataataactaaagcTGCAAGCGgtgatgaaagggccctcgcacccgggctcccCGCCACCCAGTGGCTTTAGGAAAACAGCAAACATTTGGCAATATGCATCtaaagtggtaaatataggaggaatatgtcaaagtaatttatatgtgccaaacaTCCTggtgccagctggtggcgctatgattataactgaatgttggcatgtagatgtcttctGGCTAGGACTTTTATCAAACTTGTGGGGTTTTGTGAAGGTTGTATatggtatgtttgagttagtGTAAAGCATGACATatcctgttgccaacaggtggcgctatgattataactgaatattgacgtttagatgtcttcaggccagtaTTCTTACCAAACGTGAAGTTTGGAGCAGATTGGACATGTTCAAGTTAGTGAAAACCAAGTCCTGTTGctagcaggtggcgctatgagtagctataactgaatatcggccttaagatgtgttcaggccaggactcttatcaaacgtgaagtttgggcagatcggacattgcttgcctgagttactgCAACTTCCTGCAACTTCCACGCCCTTTGATGAAAACTCAAGACGCGATTTAGCATTGCAAAGGCCTTATGATAACACTCCGCAAATTGGAAGATGGTCCAGTTTAAACTGTAGGAGGAGTCCGTTAAAGTAAAaggcctgaaaatggcaaaaactgcacaaaaatcatacaggaaattcaaaataacggacttcctgttgggtttcggattttgaaccaggagacttttttgtaggtattggtgtgttacctGTGTCTACCGAGTTTCGTACATGTATGTAGCTCGAGGGGCACTTTGTTGAAATTTTATAGGTGCCGCCAACAAGCCATtctgccacacccacttctgtaACCCACATCAGACGCGTGTGCAGTttcatgagttttggagcatgtctaggccctcaaaaatgcaattcactttgaagaagaagaaacggagcaattccaatatGATCCTCACACCATCgttgctcgggccctaattattattattagagcaATATTTCATTCAGTTTATCTATTGGTCTTAGTATGGAATAGTATATTACTCACACAGTGCAGCATGTATAGATGACCTACTATATTTGCCAAAATGCACAGCTACAGTACACTGCGTAAAAtattgtatcccacaatgcaatgcactcaaatGGCTTTTCATGTTTACACTGACAAATTACTTAGAATATTGATCATATGTTTCACAAATAGAACGAGCAGTTTGCCTCTCTGAATTCAGCCATTGTATTTCTAAGATGCAACAATGTAGCATACTACAGTTTAAAACATGTATTGGTGGATAATGCAAAGTGATTATGCACACATTCATTTTAGAGATAGTATGTGAAACATTATGCAGTAGTATAGAGTGCAGTGAGTGCAGCTAGAATTCAGCTCTTCAGTTCTCTATGAATCGGTTTTGAATCTGACTAAACCTTGGTTCCAGACCGAGTTGGGGTTTCATGTCTCAAACTTTCCTTCTTCTCTCAAGCCCTTCAAAAATCCCACCATTATCCCCCAAAACCACCCGCTCCTGCTCCAGAAATATCCTCATATTCCACTGAGCTCTGGGGACCATCTGTCTTCACTTCCATCTGCCAAAACATCCATGCACATAAATACTTCCTCCAATCTCTTTTCATCtgattttgcaatatattttatattacatcacAGTGTTTTAACCATTGAAATGTATAATTCCTTCATTAAATGACATCaagtttgaaatatatatttttttatttatatatttttgtaattatatggTTGTAGAAATATGTGCTGGCTTGTTTTGGCACATTTCAGATGGCTTGAGGTTTTCTTGAATATTACAGGAATAACAATGGTATGAGAAGGGAGACTTGTGAAGATACTAAATTGGGTAAATTGAGAGACGAGTGAAAAAAATTGCATAACATTTGctaaaacaccattttattttcttcctcTTCAATGCAGTGCAATATTTGTTGAAtgcattaaacaagaaaaaaaccctTTTAATTGCAATAGAGGCTATATGCAAATACTTGATTCTGTATACACAGTAAGCATTAGATACATAcacttacatattttaatttctaaattaattatacattattattttaacgaGGCTGTGAAGGACTTGTTGTGAAAATGACATGAGCTTGGACCTTAAATTCAGTGGCGTCTAACCTGATTAAAGCTGCATTGGGACTGTCAGACGACTTAACATATAAACCTTAATATCTAATTTGAATAAGAAATAGTACAATTTTCCAGATTCAGCAATATTTACAGCCACATCCGATGGATCAAGAGTCAGCTCCTGCATTAGAAAGTGATTGTTTATTGACATTCGTTAACAGTGTAATGCTGTAGTTACAGAGCTCAGCCTGAGAGAGGCGCTATAAGGGACCTCAATACACAATTcaaaacatttgtacattttccGCTCTAATTCTCTTCCATACACATAGATTAAAGTGTAAAAAGACATATGCAAGCTAGTGTACGTGTCCGAGGTGGAAGCAGGAGCCAAATCCTTCTGCATTTCCCAGAATGCCGTGTTTATAGAGAGGCAGTTTGTCCCAGAACCTTCTCATTTCTCTCACATTGTCGAATGGCTGCAAGTGTCTTGACTAATGAAGAAACCTCTTCCACAAGTGCCAAAGAGTAGCATTTCTTACAATTTCAACCAAATATGCATAGTAATATACATTTGAGAAAACTAACATTATGCAAATAGTACGTAtggagacatgtttttttttaaaaaaaaaaagatgaattgttGGCTGTTTAATTGattcatcacattttaaaatttagattttacatAGACTGTTCAAGCAAGTATGTACACATGTGATATACagacattttataatttcttaattGGGATAAGTAATACAAATTCACTTTCTACATTCCTAATATCGTAAGCTGAGTGTTGTTCATTTTGAGCTGCAATTGTTTTTAGCAGAATTACATTTCAGACACGATCAAAAGCCTGCCGTGCTTGTTCTTCATCGCTGCGTTAAAAggacatttcacccaaaaatggaaacttCAGGAAAACATAATGATTGAATCTGTATGACTTTCCCTTTCTTCTGCATATTCAAACAATGCTTTTTTGGGGGGATGGAAATATTAGGAGACAAAAGTTAAAGACTGATTCATCAATTGTGGATTAGACAGAAACACATGCACCTTTAAATGGCATCATGTTAAGACAATTTATGAGCATCTCAATGTataatacacacattcacatcatcttaaaatgtaaacatgaacAATAATCAAAACTTCAGCACAAAAATCGAATCTAGTCGCCAATAAACCAACCACAGAAGGAACAAGTCTTGACATTTGAAAGAAACATGTCCTGACATTTAAACCAATTTCCTTTTTGAATAAACAACTGACTCACTGCTCTGAAGAACATGACGTGTGGTGCACAATTTTTACTATTTGGTCTGTCATTTCTTTCAGTCCCCTCACCAATTTAAGTCATAAAAAGACATcatataaatagaaaaacaaaaacacatttcataaacaTTAGGGAAAGCGAGTGCATATCATGGCATCGGGAAATCTGAACTtacttttaagtaaattttaaaacattttaactttatgcaaatgagcaacGAATGTGCTGCAGCAACTGCCAATGGGAGCGCAGAGAGTAACACCCATGATCTGattttgaaaactgaaataaatacataaaaatacaataaataaaaacaaagtatcaTTCCATTGTAACACTAAAAATGACCATGCTCAAGGAAACTGCAGTAGTGTGTAAAGAATCACATGAAACTGCTCATTATGAGCATTTACTTCCAAGATGTCTTCATTTCCGTTGGCAGTGCATTGCATTACTCATTTACATAAAGTACACACCCACATCGCATCATCACTGGTTGATGTCGCTCCTGTTCACTATAAATCGCCGTTACCATGAATGCACCTTTACACAGTGTCTTATCTAAACGCAACGAACAAGACATTTTCAGttctttgtttttacagtttgttaCGCTAATTGGCTCCGCCCACAAAGCAATCTCATTGGTTTAAAATCCCGCTCCACACAGCtgtataattaacattaaatatattctgATTGGATTTGTTGAGTTTCGCTTGTagtgttgactttttttttttctttttcatttttagtgttgACATTTTAGTAAACATATGTTACATCAATTTCTTGAAAGCAATCATGTGTCAGCGCTGGAAATTCATTCAAACATTACAGACAAGACAGCATGAAGCATTAAACATCCTTAAACATGTCTGATGCttcaatgattttaatatttaaatgtattgattaatacaaatgaatgaatcaaaagtgTCAAATCAAGGCTCAGGCTTGCCATTTCCCCCTTTGACTCCTGCGAAGTGACGTCACTTCCTGTGATGATGCCGTGTTCGGTGAGATTATGTGAACTAGTGCACACATTTACAGTAATTACGGCACCTCGATCAGATATTTTCTGTGAGCATATTTGGTTTTAACTTTACAATTCTTGTCAATGTGAAAATGCACAACAGAAAGGATGCTGGCCGTGACGGTTTGCGGTGAAATGATGATGTGTGAACTGAGAGCGACTCCAGCGGAGGTTGAGGCCCTGAGTGTTAAAGCAGGTCGAAGGCTTCTGTTTCACTATTGGATACCCGTTACACACTGTCCACCCGCGCAGGTGACTGATGCATGCAGTGGTGTCCTGAACAAACCAAAGAAACGGACACAGGACACGATCCACGCAGATAGATAATTACATACGTGTACATGGAAAGGTCACTGGGAGGAAGGTGGTTTATGTGTCAAGTCCTCACTCAAGGCCAAAGGTGCTGGTCTCTTCCACAGCAATCAGCATTTTCTCATACAGCATGGTGTAGGATGGATACGGCGGAAGATCCAGACGGTTAAAGCATGTGTGCGCCCTGAGAAACAGACATGACACATCAGCAGCCTGACTCAGTCTCATGTGGACTGGCCTTGAGTCTCTAAAGTCAAGACCAATCTGTTTTCAGGTCTGGTCATGTTTTTATCATTGATGACAACAAcgtaaaaaatttatattatatatatataaagtttgtatatatatgtttattattattattaatgtttatcttaaattatattaataaatactatacatttttaattatttattttagtaattttaaattatatgaataaattctacattttttgtattatttatattcttaattatattattaatgttaatattattatattaaaatattctatatattaaatactatacattttattattatatatattacgtattatatatatattatattcgttatattatatattattaattttatgttatttaaatgattatttaatgttcaaattatataataatatttgattttttttttaaatttattgtttatatttataattttttgttaattattattatttttaataaatttcatgttaattttaaactatttatattaattactctttatttattttgatttgttaagAGTTTGCACTAATGCTTAACCACGGAAAGTAAATATCATGAAGGTGAATATTTTTCAGACTCttgacaaatacataaaaaaagtgtaagcCAAACcatttcaaagtaaaataaatctggaatatattatacaataaaagaaaatagcaagagaaatatttattttcatatcttttacacatttttgttGCCTATTTCAGTTCTTTTTTCATGACTGAAAATTCAAAGAACaggtttataattttaataatttttcatatcttaTTTCATTTGGATGGAAAATGGGGGAAAGAAtgattaaatgaaagtaaaattatTGCAAACACTGTTTATCTTAAAATTGCAAAAAGAGTTAGTAAGAAACATTTGTAGAGCAATCTAATGCTTGCATTCCTTAGAGCACCTGCATCTTTCATTACTGATATCCTCTGAATTCATGGTAAACATTTCCCATACCAGCTCAAATCAGCATCAGAATTGTGAAAGATGAAAGAGTGTGTCACTGTACCTCGGGAGCGATGTGATCTTGCCCCATTTCTCGATGCAGAAGCGTCGCAGGCCATTGCTCCCGCGCAGCGCGGTGAAGCCCTCGTACGGCACGCTGGAGGTGCCCGTCACAAACTGCAGCAGCCGCAGTCTCTGTTCATTATTGAAGCGCTCCACCGCACCCCAGAACCACCGGATCACAATATGCCCATCGTGATAACCTGACGACAACCAGCAGAGTGTTCAAATACAACTAGAATATTTCACTTTTTCCATAGAAGCATCTCTGACAGCACTGAAAATCACTGACCCGCTTATTCACTGAAATGTAGGAAAAATATatgattaaaacataaataaaatatataaagtataattaattCAAGGTCttgaaatgacaataaaaaaaagaatcatgatACAATATATACTTGTATCCTTCAACATATGGATTTTATTGGCACGGCCATAATATCaagtgtttttatgttgtatgtatttttgtattggtGTGTATGTATGTCCTCTCACCTCCTCTGTACTCTGTGTTGTTTCTCCAGTCATTTAAATCAATCTCTGCTGTTCCTGCAATAACCAGCTCCAGCTCTCTGGCATCAAACACAGACACCAGACGGGAGTGAGTcaactacatacacacacacacacacacacacacagaggtgtgAGGTTTTATGTGGGGTATTTTTGGAGAGCTTTTCAGTAAACGGGCAGAGAGTAAATCTGATGCTAAGCATATTTACCTCGTAAAAGCCCCGGACCAGAGCCTGCGTCTGCTGGACGACACCGCGCTCCACCCTCCACTTCACCATCCGCTCGATATATTCCTTCTTATTCTTCTCCGTCACCTGCACGTTTGTCCCACCGGACTTCAGCTCCCGCTCAGTCACCTGACGTAAAGATATTGTTTGATTAACTCACTTCACTTTCCCTAATTTTTATAAACCACAGGAATCTTTAGGCAGCTGTTTAATACAAAATAGCAACAAATTTATGCTAGTATTGATgcccaaaaaaaatttatttttttttatattttttttatttataattataatttaaaaatatatataaatatacacacatatatatatttatatatacacacatacacacacacatacatcaatatcactatatatatatatatatacatatatatatatatatatatatatatatatatgcacacacatacactatatatcacatatatatattaatgtatgtttAGTTTGTATTAGTTTCTCCCACCTGTCCGAACACTTCCTAGTTGAGGTTGGATGTGGGATATatgtgatgtgttttttcttcatcCACTGTAAGCTCTGATGAAACTCCTCATCCAGGTACTCAAGATCACTGAGATCCGTGGCTCTGCAGACAGGGTAACAATGAACATGTGCTTTTGCATTTAATACTTTACAGGATATGGTATTCTGATAAGTGCTAgaccaggggtaggcaacgttggtcctggagtgctgatgtcccgcagagtttagctccaaccctgaaaaaaacctcacttgtctgtagccttagt is a genomic window of Cyprinus carpio isolate SPL01 chromosome B2, ASM1834038v1, whole genome shotgun sequence containing:
- the LOC109103812 gene encoding cytochrome c oxidase assembly factor 1 homolog; the encoded protein is MSRSTSLLQQMTIFVTVVTGGGCAMMYYLMQKNFAKSEHYRLALEQLNRNSSAMASLGAPPLKIHNIHLSDRHNRIDHSSAQLKIPVTGSKTGGYLYTTSTRDAIMNRWHLRQVFLKLREGEIIEIFNETESEE